Proteins encoded within one genomic window of Humulus lupulus chromosome 1, drHumLupu1.1, whole genome shotgun sequence:
- the LOC133797169 gene encoding scopoletin glucosyltransferase-like: MEIETHQHQLHVFFFPLMAQGHIIPAIDMAKLFASRGMRSTIIITPHFVPLLSEAVNQNSASSGTQIDVLTIQIPTNEVGLPKEVESLHMATTPEMAGKFFKAIGMLGPQIEQLLEQHRPDGLVADMFFPWATDVAAMFGIPRLIFHGTSYFALCASFCVLRHEPHKKVSSEYETFIIPNFPEDIEFTASRVPDFYKEDAEPQYIKLFKDIHEVEMRSYGVLVNSFYELEPTYADHYRNVLGIKAWHVGPLFLNDKGMITKRGMESSIDEQECLKWLDSKKPNSVIYVCFGSITNFEERQFMEIALALEGSRQQFIWVVREEKEGIKEEWLPEGFEERMEGKGLIIRRWAPQIVILGHEAIGGFVTHCGWNSTLEGVCAGLPMVAWPIGAEQFYNEKLVTQILGIGIGVGAKKWSMNGGDFLRRDAIENAVRRVMEGDEAEKMRRKARGHAQMGRMAVQEGGSSYKDLDALFEELRLARATRDSV, encoded by the coding sequence ATGGAAATTGAAACACATCAACACCAGCTCCATGTATTTTTCTTCCCCTTAATGGCTCAAGGTCATATAATTCCAGCCATAGACATGGCCAAGCTTTTTGCTTCGCGTGGCATGAGGTCAACCATTATCATAACCCCTCACTTTGTACCACTTCTATCCGAAGCAGTCAATCAAAACTCGGCTTCATCAGGTACTCAAATCGACGTTCTCACGATTCAAATTCCCACTAATGAGGTCGGACTCCCAAAAGAGGTGGAAAGTTTACACATGGCTACAACACCTGAAATGGCTGGAAAATTCTTTAAAGCTATTGGCATGCTTGGGCCACAAATCGAACAGCTTTTAGAGCAACACCGTCCAGATGGTCTAGTGGCTGATATGTTCTTCCCTTGGGCTACAGATGTTGCTGCGATGTTTGGTATTCCCAGGCTCATCTTTCATGGAACTTCTTATTTTGCTCTGTGCGCTTCCTTTTGTGTGTTACGACATGAGCCTCATAAAAAGGTATCTTCTGAATATGAAACATTTATCATTCCCAATTTTCCAGAAGATATTGAATTCACAGCGAGCAGAGTACCTGATTTTTATAAAGAAGATGCTGAACCCCAATACATAAAGTTGTTCAAGGATATACATGAAGTAGAAATGAGGAGTTATGGGGTTCTTGTTAACAGCTTCTATGAGCTAGAACCAACTTATGCAGATCATTACAGGAACGTTTTGGGGATCAAGGCATGGCACGTTGGCCCATTATTCTTAAACGACAAAGGAATGATAACGAAAAGGGGAATGGAATCCTCGATTGATGAACAGGAGTGCTTAAAGTGGCTGGATTCCAAGAAACCCAATTCAGTTATTTACGTCTGTTTTGGGAGTATAACGAATTTTGAAGAAAGACAGTTCATGGAAATCGCATTGGCTTTAGAGGGTTCCAGGCAGCAATTTATTTGGGTTgtgagagaagaaaaagaagggatTAAAGAAGAGTGGTTACCAGAAGGATTTGAGGAGAGAATGGAAGGAAAGGGATTGATAATAAGACGATGGGCACCACAAATTGTGATTCTTGGTCATGAAGCAATCGGAGGATTCGTGACGCATTGTGGTTGGAATTCGACGCTGGAAGGAGTGTGCGCCGGCCTCCCGATGGTGGCATGGCCTATTGGTGCAGAGCAGTTTTACAATGAGAAGTTGGTGACTCAAATTCTTGGAATCGGGATCGGAGTCGGTGCTAAAAAATGGTCGATGAATGGGGGAGACTTTTTGAGGAGGGATGCTATAGAGAATGCGGTGAGACGAGTTATGGAAGGAGATGAAGCCGAAAAAATGAGAAGGAAAGCCAGAGGACATGCACAAATGGGCAGAATGGCAGTCCAGGAAGGTGGATCGTCTTACAAGGATTTGGATGCCTTATTTGAAGAACTGAGATTGGCTCGAGCCACCCGTGATTCAGTTTAA